The following proteins come from a genomic window of Lolium rigidum isolate FL_2022 chromosome 5, APGP_CSIRO_Lrig_0.1, whole genome shotgun sequence:
- the LOC124651339 gene encoding transcription factor TB1-like: protein MTNNNKRDADVDPTATPPPLPQSRIRAAARKDRHSKICTAGGMRDRRMRLSLDVARRFFSLQDKLGFDKASKTVQWLLDMSTAGINHLLAASETSMSEDGSGSVLLDSDDHIMVIDAETNNCKMPTKARRRAGRKSNNGAPAPVPDKESRARARQRARDRTIQRSRLRSSTLSSAEEAPTPAAIQVIPPVIPPESSSSFGSYYEEQEPWELGGVVFAKPRFH, encoded by the coding sequence ATGACGAACAACAACAAGAGGGATGCAGACGTCGACCCAACGGCGACGCCCCCTCCGCTGCCGCAGTCAAGAATAAGGGCGGCGGCAAGGAAAGATCGGCACAGCAAGATATGCACCGCCGGAGGTATGAGGGACCGCCGGATGCGTCTGTCCCTGGACGTGGCCCGCCGCTTCTTCTCCCTGCAGGACAAGCTGGGCTTCGACAAGGCCAGCAAGACGGTTCAATGGCTCCTCGACATGTCCACCGCCGGCATCAACCACCTCCTTGCAGCCTCCGAAACCTCCATGTCGGAGGACGGCTCAGGGTCGGTACTCCTGGACAGCGACGACCACATCATGGTCATCGATGCTGAAACAAACAACTGCAAGATGCCCACCAAGGCAAGAAGAAGAGCTGGAAGGAAGAGCAACAATGGCGCCCCTGCTCCTGTTCCGGACAAGGAGTCGAGGGCGAGGGCGAGGCAGAGGGCCAGAGATAGGACCATCCAGAGGAGCCGTCTCCGGTCATCCACACTCTCCTCCGCCGAGGAAGCTCCAACACCAGCGGCCATACAAGTGATTCCTCCAGTAATTCCACCAGAGAGCAGCAGCAGCTTTGGCAGCTACTACGAGGAGCAAGAGCCATGGGAGCTGGGCGGAGTTGTCTTTGCCAAACCACGTTTCCACTAG